The sequence GTGTTGTCTGGTAGGAAAACCATAGTGATTCGCGACGACTAAGTCTAAaatggtgtggggggggggggggggtctactgTCCGTGCTATTTCTGTCCTTGCCACCCTATTGTCCTCGTTTGAATTGCTTCACAACATGGGGTAGATGTATTTGGACATTGTGCCAGctcagttagacagacagagacagatcaggGTCTAGGCCAGCTAGCCAGAGAGACAGCTCTTTCCTCTCCACTGCTGGGTGACTAAAGACGTTACACACCACAAACTACCACAATTACATCCTACATGTTAGTCATTGAGCAgattatccagagccacttacagttaGCTACTGGCATTCAAAACACACTCAATTTGAGACATTTCACGTGTTATAAAACGGTCTATACCCAGTGTTTAGAATGCAAGTATGACAATTCAGACTGGAAGGGAAGAGAGGTCTCCATCTGTAACTCATTAACCAGGCTCCATCTGTAACTCATTAACCAGTCTCCATCTGTAACTCATTCATTATACCAGTCTCCATCTGTAACTCATTAACCAGGCTCCATCTGTAACTCATTCATTATACCAGTCTCCATCTGTAACTCATTAACCAGGCTCCATCTGTAACTCATTCATTATACCAGTCTCCATCTGTAACTCATTCATTATACCATTCTCCATCTGTAACTCATTCATTAACCAGTGTCCATCTGTAACTCATTCATTATACCAGTCTCCATCTGTAACTCATTAACCAGTCTCCATCTGTAACTCATTCATTAACCTGTCTCCATCTGTAACTCATTCATTATACCAGTCTCCGTCTGTAACTCATTCATTAACATGTCTCCATCTGTAACTCATTAACCATTCTCCATCTGTAACTCATTCATTAACCTGTCTCCATCTGTAACTCATTCATTATACCAGTCTCCATCTGTAACTCATTCATTATACCATTCTCCATCTGTAACTCATTCATTAACCTGTCTCCATCTGTAACTCATTCATTATACCATTCTCCATCTGTAACTCATTCATTATACCATTCTCCATCTGTAACTCATTCATTATACCATTCTCCATCTGTAACTCATTCATTATACCAGTCTCCATCTGTAACTCATTCAttataccagtgtgtgtgtttgtgtgtgtgtgtgtgtgtgtgtgtgtgtgtgtgtgtgtgtgtgtgtgtgtgtgtgtacgtctgcAGCAAAAGGTAAAATGATGCGTGGTGTTTATTTCTGTCATTACTCTTCTACACAGTAGACTCACATCTCTTTGTCCCTTTGAAGACAGAGTGGTGTTAATGCAGGACTACAGTTGATTGCGCCCTCTAGTGTTAGCTCTACAGTACTACATGTAGATGGCTGTTGAACGGCATGGCGGTTGACGTGGAACTGCAGAGCAGTGTGTAACCTGGTCTTAGGGATCCAAATGGATGATATTTTTGTTTTTGTCCTAGCACACTCGCACAACTGATTGAAATCAAGGCCTTGACGAGGACTAGgattagtggaatcaggtgtgccAGGGCAAAAACAACCAGATCACCTCACTTTGGGTCCCCAGGACGAGGAATAAGAAATCTGGTCTGTCATGGATTGAGACTTTTTTTCAAAGAGCTGTCCAGACACCTTCACATACAGTTTAGACTCTAGATggatctgaaatggcaccctgtatACAGTTTAGACTCTAGATggatctgaaatggcaccctgtatACAGTCAGACTCTAGATggatctgaaatggcaccctgtatACAGTCAGACTCTAGATggatctgaaatggcaccctgtatACAGTCAGACTCTAGATggatctgaaatggcaccctgtatACAGTCAGACTCTAGATggatctgaaatggcaccctgtatACAGTCTAGACTCTAGATGGATCTGAAATGGCACAAAGTGTACGTACAGTCAGACTCTAGATggatctgaaatggcaccctgtatACAGTTTAGACTCTAGATGGATCTGAAATGGTGCCAGTCAGACTCTAGATGGATGTGGCACCCTGTTCAGACTCTAGATggatctgaaatggcaccctgtatACAGTTTCTAGATGGATCTATGGATCAAAATGGCACCCTGTGTACTGTCTAGTGGATCTGAAATGGTTGTCATTTCAGACATACTATTCTTCTCTCTCCAGTAATCAATGTTCTTTACTCaccatgttgttgttttttatcaaTAGCCTTCTTTACATCCTCCAGTTTTATCCTGAGGAATCTATGGTTTCATTAGACTCACTGTAGAACCACACAGATCTATGGCCAATGCCAGTGATTGTACTGGGTGTATTGGAACGTGGCGGTCATCTGCTATACGATAACCACAAGAACACCTGCCCAGTGAGaggggggagactggggagaggggagagagagagaggggggagagagagagagaaagagagagaggggagagagagagagagagaggagagagagagagagagagagagagacagggagagaggagagagaaagagaggggagggagagaggagagggagggaggagagaggagagggagagaggagagaggagagaggagagagagagaggggagagagagagagagagggagagagagagagagagagagagagagagagagagagagagagagagagaggagagaggagagaggagagagagagagagagagagagagagagagagagagagagagagagagagagagagagagagagagagagagagagagagagagagagagagagagagagagagagagcgagagagagagcgagaggagagagagagagagagagagaggagagagtctctGCAGCCCAGACAGAATCCTGTCCTCTTCCCATTCCCTCCTGGTGAGGCTTCTTccctttacacacaaacacacttcagAAACTCCTGGATGTATACATGAGCTAGTGAAGCTAGGACTTCATGCAGGAACTTTATATACTGAAAAAAATATAACGCAACAATTTAaactattttactgagttacagttcatataaggaaatagtCCAATGAAATGAATAAAtacatctatggatttcacatgactgggcagggaagcaatcatgggtgggcctgggagggccaaCCAATCAGACAGAAAtattcctcagtttcatcagtttcatcagctgtctggttgGCTGGTCTTAGACGATCCGTGTTTAAACGTTGTCTGCGGTTGGATGGTTGGATGTACAGCCAAATTCtataaaatgacgttggaggtggcttatggtagagaaatgaacatttaatTCCCTGgtaacagttctggtggacattcctgcagtcagcatgccagttgtacgcttcctcaacttgagacatctgtggcaacgtgttgtgtgacaaaactgcacattttacacGGGCCTTATATtctcccccagcacaaggtgcacctgtgtaatgatcatgctgattAATCAGCCTCTTGATATGCAACACCatggattaccttggcaaaggagaaatgctcattaactgTATACACATTTGTACACAACATGTTATAGAGATAATaattttgtgcgtatggaacatttctgtgatatttcatttcagctcatgaaacattgaaccaacactttatatgtcccgtttatattttttattcagtATAAATAGACTACTTTATAtgttcctttctttctctctctctctttctctctttctttctctctttctctctttctttctttcttttctataAATCTCCCCTTTATAtgttcctttctttctctctctctttctttctctctctctttctttctttctttctttctctctttctttctttctttctttcgttctttctttctttctctctttctttctttctttctttctttctttctttctttctttctttctttctatctttctttctttctttctttcctttctttctttctttctttctttctttctttctctccatctctctctctttttctttctttctttctttctttctttctttctttttctttctttctttctttctctttctttctttcttctctttctttctttctttctttctttctttctttctttctttctttctctctttctttctctctttctctctttctctctttctttctttctttctttctttctttctttctctttctttctttctttctttctttctctctttctttctctttttctctctttctctctttctctctttctttctttctttctttcttttctttcctctGTCAGGTACATCCGTACCATGTACCTGGGCATCCAGAGTCATCGTCGGAAGGAGAACCAGAGGCGGTTCTACTGGGCCATGATGTATGAGTACGCTGACGTCAACATGCTGCGTCTGCTGGAGACCTTCCTGGAGTCAGCTCCCCAGCTGGTCCTGCAGCTCTGTATCATGATCCAGAGGAACCGGGTCGAGACCCTGCAGTGTAAGAGACACAGGGGTTCCCCAGGGCTCTGTGTGGGGGTTatgtaatatatattattatattatattatgattcTATTTTATTACCTTAAATTAAATATTATCATATTATATCCGGAGAAACCAGGCCGAGACGCTGCAGATTTAGAGGGGTTCCCCATGGATCCGTATTGGGACCGCTCCGGTTTTGGTTTGACCTATTCCACTTTCGAATAAGTAAATTCCTTGTTGAATTTTGTACTATAAGCAACTGTCATCACATTTGTATGATTTTTTATATTTTAGTTTATGTGCTATTGAAGCTTCAATTCCCAGTTTGACGCGAAACTTGGATTTCGATATTAACCCTTGCAAAGTGTTTAATGTGTGAAAATAATATGTTACAACAAATAACGTTAATGTTGAGTCTCTGTGAACTATATCACAGCAGTGTATTGTGCAGCTCAGTTGACGGAGCTGTAATGCTGGACCATTTTTCACATTGCAGGTGATATGAGAGCATCGACTGTACTGCTGATGTTCATGCTGATGTCTCGATCAACATGGACTGTCTTAGGGAAGCAGGACTGGTGTAGTAAACAAGCTGAGACTGAgaatgtcctaatatggacaccgtagTAGTGTGATTCAACCAGCCATGATATATCTGAATATCACACTATATTTATAGTTTCATTTTGTTCACTTTGTCACTGCACTGATAAGCACATTTAAATGTTATAGTTTAATATTTAATTTAATAGTTTAGTTTAGCTAAAATGACGTGATTAATTTAATTGTCCGTTGGTTCAGGTTTTAAATTAATTTGAATGTGTGGAGATGAATTATTCATTATGAGTGGAAAACAGTTTGACTGTCCTGCAGACATTGATGCTCCAGCTCTCTGCTCGGCTCTAAACATTCTTACTGGACTTACAGAACAACACCTGCCCTGTCACACAGAAATAGTTaccttttattctctctctttctctccatctttatctATCTACCTtctggtgctctctctctctctctctctctctctctctctctctctctctttctctctctctctttccgtctctctctctccctctctctctcgctctctctctctctctctctctctctctctttctctctctctctttccgtctctctctctctctctcctctctctctctttccccctctctctctgtctctgtctctctctctctctctctctctctctttccgtctctctctctctctccctctctctctctctctctctcttttccccctctctctctgtctctgtctcactctctctctctccccccctctctctctctctttccgtctctctctctctctctttccgtctctctctctctccctttctctcgttccctctctctctctctctctctctctctctctctctctctctctctttttctctccttttctcccactctctcactcttATCCTTCTCCTTTCTCCCTAGGTATGTCTGTGCtggcctctctcctgtccctgtcCTGGGTTCTGGCCTCCTATCACAAGCTCTTGCGTGACTCCCGTGACGACAAGACGAGTCTGAGCTACCGTGGGGCCCTGGTACACCTGTTCTGGCGTCTCTTCACCATCTCTTCCCGGGTCCTCTCCTTCGCCCTGTTCGCCTCCGTGTTCCATCTCTACTTCGGCATCTTCGTGGTGCTGCACTGGTGCGCCATGGCCTTCTGGGTAATCCACGGTGGCACCGACTTCTGCATGTCCAAGTGGGAGGAGATTCTGTTTAACATGGTGGTGGGTGTGGTCTACGTGTTCTGCTGGTTCAACGTGAGGGAGGGTCGGACGCGCTACCGTATGGTCACCTACTACACCGTGGTGCTACTGGAGAACGCCGTGCTCACCGCGCTCTGGTACGCCTACCGTGACCCCGCCACCACCGACGCCTACGCCGGCTCCGCCCTCTGCGGCGTCTTCTTGTGCTTCGCCTCGGGCGTGGCCTGCATGGTGCTGTATTACGGGGTGTTGCACCCCATGGGCCCCGGGCTCCGGGTCCTGGCCTCCTCCTGCTGCGCTGAGCTGCTGTGGGGCCTCCCCTTGCCCCCCGAAGCCGAGCCCATGGCCCCCACCCCGGGCCCCCGAGCCTCTCAAGCCACCCCAACACGGGCCTTTGCGGGGGATTACAATGGGCAGGATGATGAGGCTACGGACACCTGTCTGCCTGTGTTCCAGGTGAGGTCCACAGAGCCGATGGACGCGGCCGGGAGACCCATCCGGCCAGAGGGGCCCCTCATCAAGATAGATATGCCCAGAAAGCGCTACCCGGCCTGGGACGTACACTTTGTGGATCGACGGCTCCGCAGGACCATAAACGTGCTGCAGTACATCAGCCCCAACGCGGCAGGCATCAGGTATAGGGATGGGCCGCTCCTATATGAGCTACTGCAGTACGAGTCCTCTCTCTGAAGGAatactctctttccttctcccccactccctctctctccctctctctctcgttctgttcTTCCTGGATCTTCTCCTCTGCTATATCTGGTGCTCTCCCAGTCATCCAGTCCCTCTAcatgagcctgtgtgtgtgtgtgtgtgtgtgtgtgtgtgtgtgtgtgtgtgtgtgtgtgtgtgtgtgtgtgtgtgtgtgtgtgtgtgtgtgtgtgtgtgtgtgtgtgtgtgtgtgctgtcaaCTCTACCAAGAAGCTGTCAAGACTATACACATATAGTACAATGATACTTTATTTTTGGGAA is a genomic window of Oncorhynchus nerka isolate Pitt River linkage group LG24, Oner_Uvic_2.0, whole genome shotgun sequence containing:
- the xkr6b gene encoding XK-related protein 6b, with protein sequence MAAKSDGRGVIRGFAQLHNLDEVVGTGEGDPREGSSFHICHCCNTSSCYWGCRSACLHYLHDKRRGGGGQEDARTGRPQQEERLWLDCLWIILALFVFFWDVGTDLALAIDYYHKHDYLWSGLTLFLVLVPSVLVQILSFRWFVQDYTGGGLGSVEGLSNRRATAGLSAQGRDRCCLLSVWLWQTLIHIFQMGQVWRYIRTMYLGIQSHRRKENQRRFYWAMMYEYADVNMLRLLETFLESAPQLVLQLCIMIQRNRVETLQCMSVLASLLSLSWVLASYHKLLRDSRDDKTSLSYRGALVHLFWRLFTISSRVLSFALFASVFHLYFGIFVVLHWCAMAFWVIHGGTDFCMSKWEEILFNMVVGVVYVFCWFNVREGRTRYRMVTYYTVVLLENAVLTALWYAYRDPATTDAYAGSALCGVFLCFASGVACMVLYYGVLHPMGPGLRVLASSCCAELLWGLPLPPEAEPMAPTPGPRASQATPTRAFAGDYNGQDDEATDTCLPVFQVRSTEPMDAAGRPIRPEGPLIKIDMPRKRYPAWDVHFVDRRLRRTINVLQYISPNAAGIRYRDGPLLYELLQYESSL